The sequence GTGGCGGGCTTCCGCGTGGTGGTCTTCGGGGCCGGCTGGGTCCGGGTCGCCGTGGTGGCGGGCCGCCCGGACGTCGGCGCGGGGGCCGTGGTGCCCTGCTGCGGGCGGTGCGGCAGGGAGTCGCAGGCGATGCCGTCGTGGTCGGCGTCGAGGTGGTTCGGATCGCCCGGCGTCGCGTCCAGGACGGCTTGCGCGTCTTCCTGGTACTGGAAATCGGGGCAGTCGACGTCGGCCGCGAGCGGGGTCGCGAGCTGCGCGGAGGCGAAGGGGACGGGACCGAGGATGGCGAGCCCGGCGACGGCGGCGGACGTCGTCAGGGCACGTCGGAACAAGGACAACGGAAGTCCTTTCGGAGGGAAACGGTGCGATTGCGTGGTTAGTATCGCGACCTCGCCGACGCTGTTACGGACCATTCCGGAATTCCCGGAATGGCAGCGATCCACCACTGCGCGGAATTCTCGTGATTATTTACCGGGTCGGCGCCGACCTGCGGATGTCCGCGCCGGAAATGCGGGCCGGGCGGAATGTTACGGCTCCCGCGGTCACACGTTGGACGTAATTCACGTGTGACGGTGCCGACCGGCCGCCGCCCGGCGTCCGGCAACCCCGTAACCTCGGGGTATGCCGATCCAGGTGCTGCTCGTCGACGACCACGAACTGGTCCGCCGCGGGCTCCGCGACCTCCTCGGCGACGAGCCCGACATCGAGGTCGTCGCCGAGGCGAGCAGCGTCGAAGAGGCACTGGCGGTGGCGATGCACGTCGAACCGGAGGTCGCGGTGGTCGACGTCCGCCTCGGCGACGGCGACGGCATCACGCTCTGCCGCGAACTGCGGTCGAAGCCGAACCCGCCGGCCTGCCTGATGCTCACGGCGTTCGACGACGAAGAGGCGATGGTCGGCGCCATCATGGCCGGTGCGGCGGGGTATCTGCTGAAGCAGGTGCGCGGGCAGGACGTCGTGCACGCGGTGCGCGAAGTCGCGGCCGGGCGCTCGCTGCTGGACCCGCTGAGCACCGCGCGGGTGCTGGACAAGATGCGGCACCCGCCGACGGACGAGCTGGCGACGCTGACCGAGCGCGAACGCGACGTGCTCGAGCTGATCGGCCAGGGCCTGTCGAACCGCGAGATCGCCGAGCGGCTCTTCCTCGCGGAGAAGACGGTCAAGAACTACGTCACTTCGGTGCTCGCGAAGCTCGGCATGCAGCGCCGGACGCAGGCCGCCGCCTGGATCGCCCGGCGCGAGAAGTAACACCTCGCGATCGGCGCGTCCGCAATCCGCCGTTCGCTGCCACATTTTTCAACCCTCGTCACGTTCCGCCACGCCGATCGACGTCGACGCGGTAAGAGATTCACTCGAACGTGAGTCGAATATATGTTCGACGAGCCGGTACGATCATTTCGAGGGCGTGGAAGGGAGGCTGGATGACCCGAGAAGGTTGAGTTCGCAGGAGAGCCGGTCAGTCAAGTGGGAGATCGAACGCGACGAGCGTGCCGAGACTGGGTGAGGAGTTCAGGAAGAACTTCCCGCCCGCGGCGTCCGCGCGTTCGGCGAGATGACGAAGACCGCGGGTGGCGACGCCTTGAGGAACACCGGAACCGTTGTCCCGGACGCGGAGTTTGACACCGTCGGAGTCCCTCGCCAGCGTCACGCGGGTTTCGCTGGCGCCGGAGTGTCTGACCACATTGGACAGTGCTTCGCGCAGCGCGGCTCGGATGTGGTCGGCGCGTTCCGCGGGGATGTCGGCGAATTCGCCGGACAGCTCCAGGGTCGGCGGGTAGCCGAGCAGCTCGCCGGCGATGCGGACCTCGCCGCGCGCCGACTCGGCGAGGTCGGTGGGCGTGCCGGTGTCGTGGCGAGGCTCCGGCGACCGCAGCGCGCGCACGGTGCCGCGGATTTCCTCGATGGTCTGGTCGAGCTGGTCGATCGCGTCCGAGAGGCGAGCCCCGTCGGCCTGGGCGAACCGCTTGCGCATGTTGCGCCGGACCCGGTCCAGCTGCATGCCGGCGCCGTAGAGCCGTTGGACGATGACGTCGTGGAGCTCGCGGGCGATGCGCTCCCGCTCCTCGTACAGCGCGACCCGGTGCCGCGCGTTGGCCCCCTCGGCGAGAGCAAGCACGACCCCGGCCTGCGCGGCGAAGGCGACGAGCATCTCGACGGTCCCGGCGGAGAAGGGCTCACGGCCCCGCTTCCGGTAGACGGTCAGCGCGCCCAGCACCCGCCCTCCTGACCCGAACGGCGCCGCCGCGAACGGCCCGTAGCCATGGAGTTCGGCGGGGACGTAGGGCGCGGTCCGCGGATCGACGGTGAAGTCATCGCTGGCCACGGGCTCCCCGCCCCGGGCAACGTGCCCGGCCGCGGAATCGGCGGGCAGGGCGAGACCTCGCAAGGACTCCCCTGCCGGGGCATCGAGCTGATCGGCCGACTCCGCGGGACTCACCGCGGGACCGCTGCCGCCGTCGGTCGGGTGCGCGGTCGCGTAGTGCGCCGCCTCGACCACCACGCGACCGTCGTCGGCGCTCACCATCGCGAGGCCGAGGTCGGCGTCGGCGAGTTCGGCCGCCCTGGCGACGACCGTGTCGAGCACCGCGCCCGGGTCGTCGCCGGACAGGGCGGTGCTCGTGATCTCGGTAGCGGCGGACAGTGCCCGCGCGGCAAGCGTCGGATCCATGAGTTCCGTCATTATCGCGCGGCGCAGCGGTGGTGCGATCACGG is a genomic window of Amycolatopsis lexingtonensis containing:
- a CDS encoding calcium-binding protein; this encodes MSLFRRALTTSAAVAGLAILGPVPFASAQLATPLAADVDCPDFQYQEDAQAVLDATPGDPNHLDADHDGIACDSLPHRPQQGTTAPAPTSGRPATTATRTQPAPKTTTRKPATGTQVKVKPVGGVATGGGEPDPEVPGFLLLSGALVAAAVSGGMVLYLRRRPS
- a CDS encoding response regulator; this translates as MPIQVLLVDDHELVRRGLRDLLGDEPDIEVVAEASSVEEALAVAMHVEPEVAVVDVRLGDGDGITLCRELRSKPNPPACLMLTAFDDEEAMVGAIMAGAAGYLLKQVRGQDVVHAVREVAAGRSLLDPLSTARVLDKMRHPPTDELATLTERERDVLELIGQGLSNREIAERLFLAEKTVKNYVTSVLAKLGMQRRTQAAAWIARREK
- a CDS encoding GAF domain-containing sensor histidine kinase, which gives rise to MDPTLAARALSAATEITSTALSGDDPGAVLDTVVARAAELADADLGLAMVSADDGRVVVEAAHYATAHPTDGGSGPAVSPAESADQLDAPAGESLRGLALPADSAAGHVARGGEPVASDDFTVDPRTAPYVPAELHGYGPFAAAPFGSGGRVLGALTVYRKRGREPFSAGTVEMLVAFAAQAGVVLALAEGANARHRVALYEERERIARELHDVIVQRLYGAGMQLDRVRRNMRKRFAQADGARLSDAIDQLDQTIEEIRGTVRALRSPEPRHDTGTPTDLAESARGEVRIAGELLGYPPTLELSGEFADIPAERADHIRAALREALSNVVRHSGASETRVTLARDSDGVKLRVRDNGSGVPQGVATRGLRHLAERADAAGGKFFLNSSPSLGTLVAFDLPLD